A single window of Nocardia sp. NBC_01327 DNA harbors:
- a CDS encoding lipocalin-like domain-containing protein produces MTTTDIVEVWNGPGRRDGHLTTVEPHHNGFHPASSKLAFEHWYFDAHLDSGHVVVGFLTKRRPEDLPGARPWVEMIVYNPDGTRRQVSKRYPKAAASFSTDSFDVRIGANTARTEFPDTGLPVHHVHLAEGDLVFDLHFHNETPSWMPGKGETRFGATDSFGWVVAAPRAHVTGTVQLDGTTLTVTGRGYVDHNWGVGDMKKVIERWHWGRLYVEEYSLLFASVLTQPQHGSHDIAPLMLAKGADIILSTGETVLTEGPKLFDSTAGREFPQWLELHVPGQLDLRLTVEKVIHAHDFIDDFPIARTRLIKPLIHRLLGHPAYFRFESTVELTIHTDTGPQHRTGTTLHELVALT; encoded by the coding sequence ATGACGACCACCGATATCGTCGAAGTATGGAATGGTCCCGGCCGCAGAGACGGGCACCTGACCACAGTGGAACCGCACCACAACGGTTTTCATCCCGCGTCGAGCAAACTCGCGTTCGAGCACTGGTACTTCGACGCGCACCTCGACAGCGGTCACGTCGTGGTCGGATTCCTCACCAAACGCCGGCCGGAGGATCTGCCCGGCGCGCGCCCGTGGGTCGAGATGATCGTCTACAACCCCGACGGCACGCGGCGGCAGGTGAGCAAGCGGTATCCGAAAGCCGCGGCATCGTTCTCCACCGACTCCTTCGACGTCCGTATAGGCGCGAATACCGCCCGCACCGAATTTCCCGACACCGGTCTGCCGGTCCACCATGTGCACCTCGCCGAGGGCGATCTGGTGTTCGACCTGCACTTCCACAATGAGACACCCAGCTGGATGCCGGGAAAGGGCGAAACCCGCTTCGGCGCGACCGACAGTTTCGGCTGGGTGGTCGCCGCGCCCCGCGCCCACGTGACCGGGACCGTCCAGCTCGACGGCACGACGCTCACGGTCACCGGTCGTGGCTATGTCGACCACAATTGGGGCGTCGGCGATATGAAGAAGGTCATCGAGCGCTGGCATTGGGGGCGACTGTATGTCGAGGAGTACTCCCTGCTCTTCGCGAGCGTGCTGACCCAGCCCCAGCACGGCTCCCACGACATCGCCCCGCTGATGCTCGCCAAGGGCGCCGACATCATTCTCTCGACCGGCGAAACCGTCCTGACCGAGGGCCCGAAACTCTTCGATTCGACCGCCGGGCGCGAGTTTCCGCAATGGCTGGAACTGCATGTCCCCGGTCAGCTGGACCTACGCCTGACCGTCGAGAAGGTCATCCACGCCCACGATTTCATCGACGACTTCCCCATCGCGCGAACCCGCCTGATCAAACCCCTGATCCACCGCCTCCTCGGCCACCCGGCGTACTTCCGCTTCGAATCCACAGTCGAACTGACCATCCACACCGATACCGGCCCACAGCACCGCACCGGCACAACCCTGCACGAACTGGTCGCGCTGACCTGA
- a CDS encoding GlxA family transcriptional regulator, which produces MRRRVGILIFDGVKMLDFTGPAEVFVEANQAVDGYEVVLVSPDGADVQTSIGARIQVSGAAADSGFFDTVLIPGSELHPAKFATPEVLAAARYLSWNTRRLASICSGAFVLAELGLLDGRRSTTHWKFTKDLADRFPKIAVDPDAIYVRDGNLYSSAGVVAGVDLALALVEEDHGADVARRVAQSLVVYMQRAGGQSQFSASLNGPTARSPLVRRVVDLICADPALPHTVQTLAAHGQVSIRHLTRLFRAELERSPAEYVAYIRFCLARDMLHAGHGVTEAAMAAGYGSSEALRRAFVARLGISPRKYQQRFRSTGSAGFADSTAEAAVS; this is translated from the coding sequence ATGCGTCGCAGAGTCGGCATTCTCATTTTCGATGGCGTCAAAATGCTCGACTTCACAGGTCCGGCGGAGGTATTCGTCGAGGCCAATCAGGCGGTCGACGGCTATGAGGTGGTACTGGTCTCGCCCGACGGCGCCGATGTGCAGACCTCGATCGGCGCCCGGATCCAGGTCAGCGGCGCGGCCGCCGACTCCGGATTCTTCGACACCGTGCTGATTCCGGGCAGTGAACTGCACCCGGCGAAGTTCGCGACCCCCGAGGTGCTGGCCGCGGCCCGGTATCTGTCGTGGAACACCCGGCGACTGGCGTCCATTTGCAGCGGCGCCTTCGTACTGGCCGAACTCGGCCTGCTCGACGGCAGGAGGTCCACCACGCATTGGAAATTCACGAAGGATCTGGCGGACCGCTTCCCGAAGATCGCCGTCGATCCCGACGCGATCTATGTGCGCGACGGCAACCTGTACAGCTCGGCCGGAGTGGTGGCCGGTGTCGATCTCGCCCTCGCGCTGGTCGAGGAGGACCACGGCGCGGATGTCGCACGGCGAGTGGCGCAGTCGCTGGTGGTGTACATGCAGCGGGCTGGCGGGCAATCGCAGTTCTCGGCCTCGCTGAACGGGCCGACGGCGCGCAGTCCACTCGTACGCCGGGTCGTCGATCTGATCTGTGCGGATCCGGCTCTGCCGCATACGGTTCAGACCCTGGCGGCGCACGGTCAGGTGAGCATCCGGCACCTCACCCGCCTCTTCCGTGCCGAACTCGAGCGTTCACCCGCGGAGTACGTCGCCTACATTCGCTTCTGTCTGGCCCGCGATATGTTGCACGCCGGGCACGGTGTGACCGAGGCCGCCATGGCCGCCGGCTACGGCAGCAGCGAGGCGCTGCGCCGGGCTTTTGTTGCCCGCCTTGGTATCTCGCCGCGCAAGTACCAGCAGCGCTTTCGTTCTACCGGTTCCGCAGGTTTCGCGGACTCGACGGCCGAGGCCGCCGTGTCCTGA
- a CDS encoding TetR/AcrR family transcriptional regulator, whose protein sequence is MARPRQFNESDLLDAATELFWSKGFDDTSVEDVSLAAGVGNGSIYAAYGSKRGLFLAAFERYCDRRARFVRDVIVAAPGTARAAVRTLFQAVVDDCASYPDRRGCLMINSIALFGTRVPEVATIGTRSTTAMEHGVAERLRPAMQAEGGVDEAALSALSAHIVVVAQGLIQLSRLGTPAARLREIAEISCEALPPEWADRLVTA, encoded by the coding sequence ATGGCACGTCCGCGGCAATTCAATGAATCGGACCTGCTCGACGCCGCGACAGAGCTGTTCTGGTCGAAGGGTTTCGACGACACCTCTGTGGAGGATGTCTCACTCGCCGCCGGTGTCGGCAACGGCAGTATCTACGCCGCCTACGGCAGCAAGCGCGGCCTGTTCCTGGCCGCCTTCGAACGCTACTGCGACCGCCGGGCCCGGTTCGTGCGCGATGTCATCGTCGCCGCACCCGGCACCGCACGCGCGGCGGTGCGCACACTTTTCCAGGCCGTCGTGGACGATTGCGCCTCATATCCGGACCGGCGCGGCTGCCTCATGATCAATAGCATCGCCCTGTTCGGCACCCGGGTTCCGGAGGTCGCCACCATCGGCACACGCTCGACCACGGCCATGGAACACGGCGTCGCGGAGCGGCTGCGCCCGGCCATGCAAGCCGAAGGAGGGGTCGACGAAGCGGCACTGTCCGCACTCAGCGCGCACATTGTGGTGGTCGCGCAGGGCCTGATTCAATTGAGCCGCTTGGGAACTCCCGCGGCGCGTTTGCGCGAAATCGCCGAAATCTCCTGCGAGGCACTGCCGCCCGAATGGGCTGATCGGCTGGTTACCGCATAA
- a CDS encoding alpha/beta hydrolase family protein has translation MRVVHSVLVGLLLALVAATGSANAQPVQQDMTESEVAFDSHGVTLRGTVFTPASAGRHPAVVLIHGSGPGPRAEYLPEAQAFARAGVTTLVFDKRTIGYSTTHRDFSLLADDALAGVALLRARTDVDPAAVGLWGFSEGGWVAPLVAARSPEIAFVVTIGGSGRTPLRTQTWSLRNRLAHQGIAGSLPAAVAGPGAQFIDGTGLFPEADFDPVPVLAQVRVPVLALWGEHDVKVPAAESAEIFQRELARAGNQSVTTRFVPGAGHNGHRTTDGFDSVGGAVFEGKPLGDLGPGYADVITDWIHAVAAGHPPASSAAPARPEAFLSHASEGRPAYEYAALAVLLLGFITYPLSAAFRMLLRRSPTQRPTAVRWAARSVSVLGLTTVLAGVACVEWVLATGAQRAPSIILLGQPLPWLVVHILAATVLSAAAALALTWWRDRHRLDAISRAQFAVLLLTACAFLPWALHWQLLR, from the coding sequence ATGCGTGTAGTGCACAGTGTGCTCGTCGGCCTGCTGCTCGCTCTGGTGGCGGCGACCGGAAGTGCGAATGCCCAACCGGTACAACAGGATATGACCGAGTCCGAGGTGGCCTTCGACAGCCACGGCGTGACCTTGCGCGGTACGGTTTTCACGCCCGCGAGTGCGGGCAGGCACCCCGCCGTCGTCCTCATCCACGGCTCGGGTCCCGGACCGCGCGCCGAATATCTGCCCGAGGCACAGGCTTTCGCCCGCGCGGGTGTCACCACCCTGGTCTTCGACAAGCGAACGATCGGCTATTCCACCACCCATCGGGACTTTTCACTGCTCGCCGACGACGCGCTCGCCGGGGTGGCGCTGCTGCGCGCCCGCACGGATGTGGATCCGGCGGCGGTCGGACTGTGGGGCTTCAGCGAGGGCGGCTGGGTCGCACCGCTGGTCGCCGCGCGCTCGCCCGAGATCGCCTTTGTGGTGACCATCGGCGGCTCCGGCCGCACCCCCTTGCGGACACAGACCTGGTCGCTGCGAAATCGACTGGCGCACCAGGGGATTGCCGGATCCCTGCCCGCCGCGGTCGCCGGTCCCGGAGCCCAGTTCATCGACGGCACCGGCTTGTTCCCGGAGGCGGACTTCGATCCGGTACCGGTGCTGGCGCAGGTCCGCGTGCCGGTACTCGCACTCTGGGGCGAGCATGATGTGAAGGTGCCCGCCGCCGAGAGCGCCGAGATCTTCCAGCGCGAACTGGCGCGAGCCGGAAACCAGTCTGTCACTACCCGTTTCGTGCCGGGGGCAGGCCACAACGGCCATCGCACCACCGACGGATTCGACAGCGTCGGCGGCGCCGTATTCGAGGGCAAGCCGCTGGGCGACCTCGGCCCCGGCTACGCCGACGTGATCACCGACTGGATCCACGCCGTCGCCGCCGGCCACCCACCGGCCTCGAGCGCCGCCCCCGCCCGGCCGGAGGCATTCCTCAGCCACGCCTCCGAAGGCCGCCCCGCCTACGAATACGCCGCCCTTGCGGTCCTACTACTCGGCTTCATCACCTACCCGCTCTCCGCCGCTTTCCGAATGCTGCTGCGGCGCAGCCCGACTCAACGCCCGACCGCCGTGCGATGGGCGGCCCGCTCGGTATCGGTGCTCGGACTGACAACAGTGCTCGCCGGCGTGGCATGCGTGGAATGGGTCCTGGCCACCGGCGCCCAGCGCGCTCCCTCGATCATCCTCCTCGGCCAACCCCTACCCTGGCTGGTCGTCCACATACTCGCGGCCACAGTCCTTTCGGCAGCCGCCGCCCTCGCCCTGACGTGGTGGCGAGATCGCCATCGCCTCGACGCCATATCCCGCGCTCAGTTCGCCGTTCTCCTGCTCACCGCCTGCGCCTTCCTGCCCTGGGCGCTGCACTGGCAACTGCTGAGGTAA
- a CDS encoding sodium:solute symporter family protein, protein MPFDASLPEATVASRHLAAVASGQLRLGADPIDYALVALYFVFVLGIGLLARRRVSTSLDFFLSGRSLPAWVTGLAFISANLGAVEIMGMSANGAEYGMPTMHYFWIGAVPAMLFLGIVMMPFYYGSKVRSVPEFMLRRFGPGAHLVNALSFAVAQVLIAGVNLYLLGSIVNVLLGWPLWISVLAAAAIVLSYITLGGLSAAIYNEVLQFFVIVAALLPLTIVGLHKVGGWDGLRDKVTAGPGGAQQLHAWPGNELTGFGNNIASVIGIVFGLGFVLSFGYWTTNFVEVQRALATHSISAAQRTPIIGAYPKMFIPFIVVIPGMISAVLVPQMTELKTNPDYKGDATYNQALLYLMKDVLPNGLLGVGLAGLLAAFMAGMAANVSAFNTVFSYDLWQRYVKRDRPDRYYLTVGRLATVGATLGAVGTAFIAGNFSNMMDYLQTLFSFFNAPLFATFILGMFWKRMTPAAGWIGLVTGTTAAIVVFVMSKAHVFELSGQGVSFVAAAVAFVLDVVVSVAVTQVSQPKPAAELVGLVYSETPKAMRTDADADSLPWYQRPGLLAGIALVLVILLNVFVG, encoded by the coding sequence ATGCCGTTCGACGCCAGCCTGCCCGAGGCCACAGTGGCTTCAAGGCATCTCGCTGCCGTGGCATCGGGGCAACTGCGACTGGGTGCCGACCCGATCGACTATGCCCTGGTAGCACTGTATTTCGTCTTCGTGCTGGGTATCGGGTTGCTGGCCCGGCGGCGCGTCTCCACCAGCCTGGATTTCTTCCTGTCCGGACGCTCGCTACCGGCGTGGGTGACCGGGCTGGCCTTCATCTCCGCGAATCTGGGCGCGGTCGAGATCATGGGCATGTCCGCCAATGGCGCCGAATACGGCATGCCGACCATGCACTACTTCTGGATCGGCGCGGTTCCGGCCATGCTCTTCCTGGGCATTGTGATGATGCCGTTCTACTACGGCTCCAAGGTGCGCAGCGTCCCGGAGTTCATGCTGCGGCGTTTCGGCCCCGGCGCGCACCTGGTCAATGCGCTGAGTTTCGCTGTGGCGCAGGTGCTGATCGCCGGGGTGAACCTCTACCTGCTCGGTTCCATTGTGAATGTGCTGCTGGGCTGGCCGCTGTGGATATCGGTGCTGGCGGCGGCGGCCATCGTGCTCTCGTACATCACCCTGGGCGGATTGTCGGCCGCCATCTACAACGAGGTGCTGCAGTTCTTCGTCATTGTGGCGGCGCTGCTGCCGCTGACCATCGTGGGCCTGCACAAGGTCGGCGGCTGGGACGGGTTGCGCGACAAGGTGACCGCGGGTCCGGGCGGCGCGCAGCAGCTGCACGCGTGGCCGGGCAATGAACTCACCGGCTTCGGCAACAATATCGCCTCGGTGATCGGCATCGTGTTCGGACTCGGGTTCGTGCTCTCCTTCGGCTACTGGACCACCAATTTCGTCGAGGTGCAGCGCGCGCTGGCCACGCATTCCATCTCCGCCGCGCAGCGCACCCCGATCATCGGCGCGTATCCGAAGATGTTCATCCCATTCATCGTGGTGATCCCGGGCATGATCAGCGCGGTCCTGGTGCCCCAGATGACCGAGCTCAAAACGAATCCGGACTACAAGGGTGATGCCACCTACAACCAGGCGCTGCTCTACCTCATGAAGGATGTGCTGCCCAACGGCCTGCTCGGCGTGGGGCTGGCCGGCCTGCTGGCGGCGTTCATGGCGGGTATGGCCGCCAATGTCTCGGCGTTCAATACCGTCTTCAGCTACGACCTGTGGCAGCGGTACGTGAAGCGCGATCGCCCGGACCGCTACTACCTCACGGTGGGGCGGCTGGCGACGGTCGGCGCGACCCTGGGCGCGGTCGGAACCGCCTTCATCGCAGGCAATTTCTCCAACATGATGGATTACCTGCAGACGCTGTTCAGCTTCTTCAACGCGCCGCTCTTCGCGACCTTCATTCTCGGAATGTTCTGGAAGCGCATGACGCCCGCCGCGGGCTGGATCGGCCTGGTGACCGGTACCACCGCCGCGATCGTGGTCTTCGTGATGAGCAAGGCGCACGTGTTCGAACTGTCCGGCCAGGGCGTGAGTTTTGTCGCCGCGGCCGTGGCGTTTGTACTGGATGTTGTTGTGAGCGTCGCGGTTACGCAGGTATCGCAGCCCAAACCGGCCGCCGAGCTGGTCGGCCTGGTCTACTCCGAAACTCCCAAGGCCATGCGCACCGACGCGGACGCCGACTCCCTGCCCTGGTATCAGCGCCCCGGCCTGCTGGCCGGTATCGCGCTGGTCCTTGTCATTCTCCTCAATGTGTTCGTCGGATAG
- a CDS encoding group II truncated hemoglobin — MVSLYEFAGGEEALHALEEIFYEKALADPILRELFPVRQPTHVDHLTWFTAESFGGPGRFTRELGFEYIINVHRGLHITDEQRQRFVEVYLDALDVAELPQDEKFREAVRQHVEFGSHVAQQNSQAETDEQLHPLREVPHWTW, encoded by the coding sequence ATGGTGAGTCTGTACGAGTTCGCCGGCGGCGAAGAGGCACTGCATGCACTGGAAGAGATCTTCTACGAGAAAGCTCTGGCAGATCCGATCCTGCGGGAGCTGTTTCCGGTGCGCCAGCCCACCCACGTCGATCATCTGACGTGGTTCACCGCCGAATCCTTCGGTGGCCCAGGGCGTTTCACGCGCGAGCTGGGTTTCGAATACATCATCAACGTGCACCGCGGACTGCACATCACCGATGAGCAGCGGCAGCGTTTTGTCGAGGTCTACCTCGATGCCCTGGATGTCGCAGAGCTCCCGCAGGACGAGAAATTCCGCGAAGCCGTCCGTCAGCACGTCGAGTTCGGCTCGCACGTCGCGCAGCAGAACTCGCAAGCGGAAACCGATGAGCAACTTCATCCGCTGCGCGAAGTACCACACTGGACCTGGTGA
- the galK gene encoding galactokinase encodes MLAADRTERPARLRTGAEVPGSFSESRVGRWFAPGRVNLIGEHTDYNDGFVLPLALPLGTTCTAAVRPAGTVRLRSLQAPLDEVAVTMADLGATGWSELPTWAHYPLGVIREFERRGHEVGGVELELDSTVPIGAGLSSSAALSCSVAIALRDLFAPGVPAAEIIDIARTAENVYVGVPTGVLDQSASMLCTAGHVLFLDVRSREYQQIPFDLDRFDLQLLVFDTGSPHHLMDGEYALRRTECAAAAAELGVPFLRDITRIADIKRLTDPVLRRRARHVITENARVLRVAEELRGGADPRAIGPVLSAGHASLRDDFEVSAPQLDTAVAAALVAGAYGARMVGGGFGGSVIALVDRARAASTTAAVRDAFARRSFDTPRTFAVTPAAGARRIE; translated from the coding sequence ATGCTCGCTGCTGATCGAACCGAACGACCTGCACGACTCCGGACGGGAGCTGAGGTGCCTGGATCTTTCTCGGAATCGAGGGTGGGACGCTGGTTCGCGCCCGGCCGGGTCAATCTGATCGGTGAGCACACCGATTACAACGACGGTTTCGTGCTGCCGCTGGCCCTGCCGCTCGGTACCACCTGCACCGCCGCGGTGCGCCCGGCCGGCACGGTGCGGCTGCGATCGCTGCAGGCTCCCCTCGACGAAGTAGCCGTCACCATGGCCGATCTGGGTGCCACCGGATGGTCGGAACTGCCCACCTGGGCGCACTATCCCCTCGGCGTGATCCGGGAATTCGAACGCCGCGGGCACGAGGTGGGCGGTGTCGAGCTCGAACTGGACAGCACCGTTCCGATCGGCGCGGGCCTGTCCTCCTCGGCGGCGCTGTCGTGTTCGGTGGCCATCGCACTGCGTGATCTGTTCGCGCCCGGCGTTCCCGCCGCCGAGATCATCGATATCGCGCGTACCGCGGAGAACGTCTACGTCGGCGTGCCGACCGGTGTGCTGGACCAGTCCGCGTCCATGCTCTGCACGGCGGGGCATGTGCTCTTCCTGGATGTGCGTTCCCGCGAGTATCAGCAGATCCCCTTCGACCTGGACCGTTTCGATCTGCAGCTGCTGGTGTTCGACACCGGCAGTCCGCATCATCTGATGGACGGCGAGTACGCGCTGCGCCGTACCGAATGTGCCGCGGCCGCTGCGGAACTGGGTGTGCCATTCCTGCGCGATATCACCCGGATCGCCGATATCAAGCGCCTCACCGATCCGGTGCTGCGCCGGCGCGCGCGACACGTGATCACCGAAAACGCCCGGGTGCTGCGGGTTGCCGAAGAATTGCGCGGCGGCGCCGATCCGCGTGCGATCGGTCCGGTGCTGAGCGCCGGACACGCTTCCCTCCGTGACGATTTCGAGGTCTCGGCTCCGCAACTCGATACCGCGGTGGCCGCCGCGCTGGTGGCCGGCGCCTACGGGGCCCGCATGGTGGGCGGCGGCTTCGGCGGCAGTGTGATCGCGCTGGTCGATCGCGCCCGAGCCGCGTCCACCACCGCGGCGGTACGAGATGCGTTCGCCCGCAGGAGTTTTGATACCCCTCGCACCTTCGCGGTGACACCCGCGGCGGGCGCGCGACGTATTGAATAG
- a CDS encoding GGDEF domain-containing protein, which yields METDEKPAGQSGRRFRVCWRTTLFSCGVLILALPLVIDSRRLALATLIASVTISVVMIGAGVHQHKPRRPLPWYLLSASAVQFTIGTALRQTTDWHHHPFDDLFTLSGYCCIGAAAVLWLRPRQNSTDHDLLLDSGLIGLGAALLSWTFLISPILHRAQTFNFSTFTAVIYPVVDALLLTVVAHSVVTSARSEASLRLVYLAMLVILAGDLACNLETAGSAELGRQIQLMPLQLAYTLIGAAAMHPTMVVLGSPRDIHAHRSRQRASIIAIVMIVAALVPVVGSSLDMMDRVVVSSLFALLLAGVLLRSERAIERSARSERRAQYQADHDMLTGLLNRAALLRALHRNRDRWGDQPLALLFIDLDGFKRVNDNYGHAVGDELIANAAARIRRMIRRDDAAARYGGDEFVVLAPLSRQQALLLAERLLASLGEPFELSAAEVRIAASIGIACSGPRSADITVYELLREADSAMYHAKEYSLGYVFHADLRHGHPESGPRTWHRESAV from the coding sequence GTGGAAACAGACGAAAAACCGGCCGGTCAGTCCGGTCGACGGTTCCGAGTCTGTTGGCGCACGACGCTGTTCAGTTGTGGCGTACTGATTCTCGCCCTACCCCTGGTCATCGACTCCCGGCGGCTCGCACTCGCCACCCTGATCGCCTCGGTCACCATCAGTGTGGTCATGATCGGCGCAGGTGTACATCAGCATAAGCCCCGCCGCCCGCTGCCCTGGTATCTACTGTCCGCCTCCGCCGTGCAATTCACCATCGGCACCGCGCTGCGGCAGACCACCGACTGGCACCACCACCCCTTCGACGATCTGTTCACCCTCAGCGGCTACTGCTGCATCGGTGCGGCGGCCGTGCTCTGGCTGCGCCCGCGGCAGAACAGCACCGATCACGATCTGCTGCTGGACTCCGGCCTCATCGGACTCGGTGCGGCCCTGCTGTCCTGGACCTTCCTCATCTCGCCGATCCTGCACCGGGCGCAGACCTTCAACTTCAGCACCTTCACCGCTGTCATCTATCCGGTGGTGGATGCCCTGCTGCTGACCGTGGTCGCACACTCGGTGGTGACCTCGGCCCGCTCGGAGGCCTCGCTGCGGCTGGTGTATCTGGCCATGCTGGTCATCCTCGCCGGCGACCTCGCCTGCAATCTGGAAACGGCCGGATCGGCCGAGCTCGGGCGCCAAATCCAGCTCATGCCACTGCAACTCGCGTACACGCTGATCGGCGCGGCGGCCATGCATCCGACCATGGTGGTGCTCGGCAGTCCGCGCGATATCCACGCGCACCGCTCGCGCCAGCGCGCCAGCATCATCGCCATCGTCATGATCGTGGCGGCTCTGGTGCCGGTGGTCGGCTCCAGCCTGGACATGATGGATCGAGTGGTCGTCTCCTCGCTCTTCGCGCTACTACTAGCCGGGGTCCTGCTACGCAGCGAACGCGCCATCGAACGCAGCGCCCGCAGCGAGCGGCGCGCGCAGTATCAGGCAGACCACGACATGCTCACCGGACTGCTGAACCGCGCCGCCCTGCTGCGGGCGCTGCATCGTAATCGGGACCGGTGGGGTGATCAGCCCCTCGCACTGCTGTTCATCGACCTGGACGGCTTCAAAAGGGTCAATGACAATTACGGGCATGCGGTCGGCGATGAGCTGATCGCCAATGCGGCAGCGCGCATTCGGCGCATGATCCGCCGCGATGACGCGGCCGCCCGCTACGGCGGCGACGAATTCGTGGTGCTCGCGCCGCTGAGCCGCCAGCAGGCGCTGCTGCTGGCGGAAAGACTGCTGGCCTCGCTGGGTGAACCGTTCGAGCTCAGTGCCGCGGAGGTGCGCATCGCCGCCAGTATCGGCATTGCCTGCAGCGGACCGCGCAGTGCCGATATCACCGTGTACGAGCTTCTGCGCGAAGCGGATTCGGCCATGTACCACGCGAAGGAATACTCGCTGGGGTACGTTTTTCATGCTGATCTCAGGCACGGACACCCGGAGTCCGGGCCGCGCACTTGGCACCGGGAGTCTGCGGTCTGA
- a CDS encoding DUF6319 family protein produces MSSRSTKPQPLSETEIRHIAEQIDAGRPPAVWFTAAAVGVPEGRSGKVISLGDPSEGDFLQVKPTGSKDVLSFGPTEVTLTKPARPQAAAGAKQKTATRKDSTVTMPSPAPVPAAPPITPPAPIVKTDTPVKTDTPQASSDAAAAASEAGKPGAAKPAGTASRPARNAAANASAAKKTKTVEVTVTLNGTTDGEWTLDVVNGKKRTIRGLAVPGSAVSQAAKLLHPEVAEVVDSILEAVRLTQRAKVEQLQAELENARKLLDELAG; encoded by the coding sequence ATGTCGTCCCGTAGCACCAAGCCACAGCCCTTGTCAGAGACCGAGATTCGGCACATTGCCGAGCAGATCGATGCAGGCCGTCCGCCGGCGGTGTGGTTCACGGCGGCAGCGGTCGGAGTACCGGAAGGCCGTTCCGGCAAGGTGATCTCACTCGGTGATCCATCCGAGGGTGATTTCCTGCAGGTGAAGCCCACCGGTTCCAAAGATGTGCTTTCGTTCGGTCCCACCGAGGTGACCCTGACCAAACCGGCCCGGCCGCAAGCCGCGGCCGGTGCAAAGCAGAAAACGGCAACCAGGAAGGACTCCACCGTGACGATGCCGTCGCCCGCACCCGTACCGGCCGCCCCGCCGATCACTCCGCCTGCTCCCATCGTGAAAACCGATACGCCCGTGAAAACCGATACGCCGCAGGCCTCCTCCGACGCCGCCGCGGCAGCCTCGGAGGCCGGTAAGCCCGGCGCGGCGAAGCCCGCCGGTACCGCCTCGCGCCCCGCGCGCAATGCGGCCGCCAATGCCTCCGCTGCCAAGAAGACCAAAACGGTCGAGGTCACGGTGACGCTCAACGGCACCACCGACGGCGAGTGGACCCTCGATGTGGTCAATGGCAAGAAGCGCACCATTCGTGGTCTCGCGGTACCGGGTTCGGCGGTCTCGCAGGCAGCCAAACTGCTGCACCCCGAGGTCGCCGAGGTCGTCGATTCGATCCTGGAGGCCGTGCGACTGACGCAGCGTGCCAAGGTCGAGCAGTTGCAGGCCGAATTGGAGAATGCCCGCAAGCTGCTCGACGAGCTGGCCGGTTAG
- a CDS encoding SGNH/GDSL hydrolase family protein, which yields MKFSRALLSAAALAAVLPAGSAYAAEGDAPGPGVAEYVALGDSWAADATLSQITTAFTPANCVQSAHNYAKQVAAALSVPVFRDATCGAAVTANMTAEQSGPLGTNPPQFDRLTGSTDLVTLEIGGNDADLAATVQTCVTVDPAATPCLDKMVVGGVDQMSSNIARARSRVIDTVRGIQARSPHARILLLDYFEGIGLTGGCFPTIPISDPDAIWLGSKLLELHTMLAQVASSTGVDFVDTYDGSAGHDACQPVGTRWVEGLVPFSGNPVGLAVPFHPNQLGADYQARRVLEVLGAS from the coding sequence ATGAAGTTCTCGCGCGCACTACTGTCGGCCGCCGCGCTTGCGGCGGTACTACCGGCCGGATCGGCGTATGCGGCGGAGGGTGACGCCCCCGGGCCGGGCGTCGCCGAGTATGTGGCACTGGGTGATTCGTGGGCCGCCGATGCCACCCTGAGCCAGATCACCACCGCCTTCACGCCGGCGAACTGCGTACAGAGTGCGCACAACTACGCCAAACAGGTCGCGGCGGCGCTCTCGGTCCCGGTGTTCCGCGATGCCACCTGCGGCGCTGCCGTCACCGCGAATATGACCGCCGAGCAGAGCGGGCCGCTGGGCACCAATCCGCCGCAGTTCGATCGCCTCACCGGCAGCACCGATCTGGTGACCCTCGAAATCGGCGGCAATGACGCGGATTTGGCGGCGACCGTGCAGACCTGCGTGACAGTCGATCCGGCGGCGACCCCGTGCCTGGACAAGATGGTCGTCGGCGGGGTCGACCAGATGTCATCGAACATCGCCCGCGCCCGATCGCGCGTGATCGATACGGTCCGGGGCATCCAGGCCCGTTCCCCGCATGCCCGCATTCTGCTGCTCGACTATTTCGAGGGCATCGGTCTCACCGGCGGTTGCTTCCCCACCATCCCGATCTCGGATCCGGACGCAATCTGGCTGGGCAGCAAGCTGCTCGAACTGCACACCATGCTCGCGCAGGTCGCGTCCAGTACCGGAGTCGATTTTGTCGACACCTACGACGGCAGCGCGGGCCACGATGCCTGCCAGCCGGTCGGCACTCGCTGGGTGGAGGGCTTGGTGCCGTTCTCCGGCAATCCCGTCGGCTTGGCCGTACCCTTCCATCCGAACCAGCTGGGTGCGGACTATCAGGCCCGCCGGGTGCTGGAGGTGCTGGGCGCGAGCTGA